The proteins below come from a single Tachysurus fulvidraco isolate hzauxx_2018 chromosome 26, HZAU_PFXX_2.0, whole genome shotgun sequence genomic window:
- the prune2 gene encoding protein prune homolog 2 isoform X2 has product MEQPPEHKMSSDGTEGRPAPPTTLPLKGDEGGSQRKKLSAPRISLSLDQSEDDLFDTPDDLDINVDDLDTPDEADILDYTDHELDWEEPQESQRAPVKEESEPIPTYTSEEDRQDSKLWRTVIIGEQEHRINMKCIEPYQKVISHGGYYGNGTNAIIVFAACFLPDSDSEDYHEIMENLFLYVISTLELMVAEDYMIVYLNGATPHRRTPGLGWLKRCYQMIDRRLRKNLKSFIIVHPSWFIRTILAITRPFISSKFSSKIKYVNSLAELEELIPMEYVHIPECIINRVQWFAPVMVF; this is encoded by the exons ATGGAGCAGCCTCCTGAACACAAGATGAGCTCTGATGGGACAGAAGGCAGACCAG CTCCTCCCACTACTCTGCCACTGAAGGGCGATGAAGGCGGCTCTCAGAGGAAAAAGCTCTCAGCCCCTCGGATCAGCCTCTCGTTAGATCAAAGCGAAGACGACCTGTTTGACACGCCTGATGACTTGGACATTAACGTGGACGATTTGGACACACCTGACGAGGCTGACATCCTGGACTACACTGATCATGAGTTGGACTGGGAAG AGCCTCAGGAATCCCAGAGAGCCCCAGTGAAGGAAGAGTCTGAACCCATCCCTACCTACACCTCTGAGGAGGACCGACAGGACTCCAAACTTTGGAGGACTGTTATCATCGGCGAACAGGAGCACCGCATCAACATGAAGTGTATTGAACCCTACCAAAAAGTCATCTCCCATGGAG GCTACTACGGAAACGGCACGAATGCCATCATTGTATTTGCCGCTTGCTTCCTTCCGGACAGCGATAGCGAGGACTATCATGAAATAATGGAGAACCTCTTTCT GTATGTGATCAGCACGTTGGAGCTGATGGTAGCGGAGGACTACATGATCGTATATCTGAACGGGGCCACGCCTCACAGGAGGACGCCTGGCCTCGGTTGGCTGAAGAGGTGCTACCAGATGATCGACAGGAG GCTTCGAAAGAACCTGAAAtcttttattattgttcatcCTTCCTGGTTTATCAGGACTATCCTGGCCATCACCAGACCCTTTATCag TTCAAAGTTCAGCAGTAAGATTAAGTATGTGAACAGTTTAGCAGAGCTGGAAGAGCTCATCCCTATGGAATATGTCCATATTCCTGAATGCATCATCAA